One stretch of Glycine soja cultivar W05 chromosome 7, ASM419377v2, whole genome shotgun sequence DNA includes these proteins:
- the LOC114420356 gene encoding protein MAIN-LIKE 2-like, which produces MRCQARRWIVAVRAYLLHLVGCTLFSNKSAANVHVVHLAAFHDLGQSGGYAWGAAALVHMYDQLDEASRTTTRQIGGYLTLLQCWIYEHFLSVHQCITDDAYEETSPRASRWLMMKVRMKGITGAPYQACCDALMVTNVCWLPYSDHRGVRGFELISLF; this is translated from the exons ATGAGATGCCAGGCACGACGATGGATTGTAGCAGTTCGTGCTTATCTCTTGCACCTggtcggttgcactcttttttctAACAAGAGTGCAGCAAATGTTCATGTGGTGCATCTAGCGGCTTTTCACGACCTAGGTCAGAGTGGGGGCTATGCCTGGGGAGCTGCCGCcctggttcatatgtatgaccagttagatgaAGCTTCTAGGACCACGACACGACAGATTGGGGGGTACCTTACTTTAttacag tgctggatctatgagcactttcTGAGTGTGCATCAGTGCATCACTGATGATGCGTACGaggagacgtccccacgtgcCTCCCGGTGGCTAATGATGAAGGTGCGTATGAAGGGAATTACAGGAGCGCCGTACCAGGCATGTTGTGATGCTTTGATGGTCACAAACGTGTGCTGGTTGCCTTACAGTGACCATCGAGGGGTTAGGGGGTTTGAGCTGATTTCATTGTTCTAG